The Doryrhamphus excisus isolate RoL2022-K1 chromosome 1, RoL_Dexc_1.0, whole genome shotgun sequence genome includes a window with the following:
- the dnajc5ga gene encoding dnaJ (Hsp40) homolog, subfamily C, member 5 gamma a isoform X2: MADPNPNPNANPNPSRPQRKMSTAGESVYKVLGLEKGASAEDIKKAYRKLALKYHPDKNPDNPEAAEKFKEINNANSILNDETKRKIYDEYGSMGLYVSEQFGEESVKYYFLMSKWWFKTLVLCCTLFSCCCCCCCCCFCCGKCKPPDDEESYHYVDPEDLEAQIKAEQQDSGR, translated from the exons ATGGCTGACCCCAACCCAAACCCCAACGCCAACCCCAACCCCTCCCGGCCCCAGAGGAAGATGTCCACGGCCGGTGAGAGCGTCTACAAGGTATTAGGACTGGAGAAAGGAGCCTCGGCCGAGGACATCAAGAAAGCCTACAG GAAGTTGGCGTTGAAGTACCACCCGGACAAGAACCCCGACAACCCGGAGGCGGCGGAGAAGTTCAAGGAGATCAACAACGCCAACTCCATCCTCAACGATGAGACCAAGAGGAAGATCTACGACGAGTACGGCTCCATGGGCCTTTACGTGTCCGAGCAGTTTGGGGAGGAGAGCGTCAAGTACTACTTCCTCATGTCCAAATGGTGGTTTAAG ACGCTGGTCCTGTGCTGCACGCTCTtcagctgctgttgctgctgctgctgctgctgcttctgctgcggGAAGTGCAAGCCCCCCGACGACGAGGAAAGCTACCACTATGTGGATCCCGAGGATCTGGAGGCCCAGATCAAGGCGGAGCAGCAGGACAGCG GGAGATGA
- the dnajc5ga gene encoding dnaJ (Hsp40) homolog, subfamily C, member 5 gamma a isoform X1: MADPNPNPNANPNPSRPQRKMSTAGESVYKVLGLEKGASAEDIKKAYRKLALKYHPDKNPDNPEAAEKFKEINNANSILNDETKRKIYDEYGSMGLYVSEQFGEESVKYYFLMSKWWFKTLVLCCTLFSCCCCCCCCCFCCGKCKPPDDEESYHYVDPEDLEAQIKAEQQDSGPRVVISQPASCGGGETPEGKSQPIPLPMPSPHPQSPPSTRPSEGQEKGESLPESK; encoded by the exons ATGGCTGACCCCAACCCAAACCCCAACGCCAACCCCAACCCCTCCCGGCCCCAGAGGAAGATGTCCACGGCCGGTGAGAGCGTCTACAAGGTATTAGGACTGGAGAAAGGAGCCTCGGCCGAGGACATCAAGAAAGCCTACAG GAAGTTGGCGTTGAAGTACCACCCGGACAAGAACCCCGACAACCCGGAGGCGGCGGAGAAGTTCAAGGAGATCAACAACGCCAACTCCATCCTCAACGATGAGACCAAGAGGAAGATCTACGACGAGTACGGCTCCATGGGCCTTTACGTGTCCGAGCAGTTTGGGGAGGAGAGCGTCAAGTACTACTTCCTCATGTCCAAATGGTGGTTTAAG ACGCTGGTCCTGTGCTGCACGCTCTtcagctgctgttgctgctgctgctgctgctgcttctgctgcggGAAGTGCAAGCCCCCCGACGACGAGGAAAGCTACCACTATGTGGATCCCGAGGATCTGGAGGCCCAGATCAAGGCGGAGCAGCAGGACAGCG GTCCCAGAGTAGTCATAAGCCAGCCCGCATCTTGCGGGGGCGGAGAGACCCCAGAGGGCAAAAGCCAGCCCATCCCCCTGCCCATGCCGTCGCCCCACCCCCAGTCGCCACCCTCGACCCGTCCATCTGAGGGGCAGGAGAAAGGAGAGAGCTTGCCCGAGTCGAAATGA
- the trim54 gene encoding tripartite motif-containing protein 54 isoform X1, which translates to MNFALQPAGSPGRSRGGRGAAAGGSGGATMENLEKQLMCPVCLEMFSKPVVILPCQHNLCRKCANDIFQLSNPAWQSRSSSSVAASGSRFRCPSCRHEVVLDRHGVYGLQRNLLVENIIDMYRRQEASRLVNDKPETQQQQLTCDEHEDEKINIYCLSCQTPTCSMCKVFGRHKECDVAPLGSVYLRLKTELSDGIAGLVANNNHIQATITHMEDACDAIQENARQRREQIASQLETLAAILDERKQELVRLITREQDDKLQHVRALVRQHGERLEAAVTLVESAIHAAEEPHMALFIQSATVILDKMSASTLDASVLRPPLHDDDMSHFVIDVDDIADMLANIDFCHTSAGDGEDDLGDDSELD; encoded by the exons ATGAACTTTGCCCTTCAGCCGGCTGGAAGTCCGGGTCGCAGTCGGGGGGGTCGCGGCGCGGCTGCCGGCGGAAGCGGAGGAGCGACCATGGAGAACCTGGAGAAGCAGCTCATGTGTCCCGTCTGCCTGGAGATGTTCTCCAAGCCGGTGGTCATCCTGCCCTGCCAGCACAACCTCTGCAGGAAGTGTGCCAACGACATCTTCCAG TTGTCCAACCCGGCGTGGCAGTCGCGAAGCTCGTCCAGCGTGGCCGCCAGCGGGAGTCGCTTCCGCTGCCCGTCGTGTCGTCACGAGGTGGTCCTGGACCGCCACGGCGTGTACGGCCTGCAGAGGAACCTGCTGGTGGAGAACATCATCGACATGTACAGACGCCAGGAGGCCTCACG GTTGGTTAACGACAAGCCGGagacgcagcagcagcagctgacgTGCGACGAGCACGAGGACGAGAAGATCAACATCTACTGCCTGTCCTGCCAGACGCCCACCTGCTCCATGTGCAAAGTGTTCGGCCGACACAAAGAGTGCGACGTGGCGCCGCTCGGCAGCGTCTACCTGAGGCTCAAG ACGGAGCTCAGCGACGGCATCGCCGGCCTGGTGGCCAACAACAACCACATCCAGGCCACCATCACGCACATGGAGGACGCGTGCGACGCCATCCAG GAGAACGCTCGCCAGCGCCGCGAGCAGATCGCCAGCCAGCTGGAGACtctggcggccatcttggacGAGCGCAAACAGGAACTGGTGCGTCTGATCACCCGGGAGCAAGACGACAAGCTGCAGCACGTGCGGGCGCTCGTCCGGCAGCACGGCGAGCGGCTGGAGGCCGCCGTCACGCTGGTGGAGTCGGCCATTCACGCCGCCGAGGAGCCGCACATGGCGCTCTTCATCCAG AGCGCCACGGTCATACTGGACAA GATGTCTGCGTCCACGCTGGACGCCAGCGTCCTGCGTCCGCCACTCCACGATGACGACATGAGCCACTTTGTCATCGACGTGGACGACATCGCTGACATGTTGGCCAACATCGACTTCTGCCACA CTTCTGCGGGCGACGGCGAAGACGACCTCGGGGATGACTCCGAACTGGACTGA
- the trim54 gene encoding tripartite motif-containing protein 54 isoform X2, producing MNFALQPAGSPGRSRGGRGAAAGGSGGATMENLEKQLMCPVCLEMFSKPVVILPCQHNLCRKCANDIFQLSNPAWQSRSSSSVAASGSRFRCPSCRHEVVLDRHGVYGLQRNLLVENIIDMYRRQEASRLVNDKPETQQQQLTCDEHEDEKINIYCLSCQTPTCSMCKVFGRHKECDVAPLGSVYLRLKTELSDGIAGLVANNNHIQATITHMEDACDAIQENARQRREQIASQLETLAAILDERKQELVRLITREQDDKLQHVRALVRQHGERLEAAVTLVESAIHAAEEPHMALFIQSATVILDKMSASTLDASVLRPPLHDDDMSHFVIDVDDIADMLANIDFCHSFRTAAV from the exons ATGAACTTTGCCCTTCAGCCGGCTGGAAGTCCGGGTCGCAGTCGGGGGGGTCGCGGCGCGGCTGCCGGCGGAAGCGGAGGAGCGACCATGGAGAACCTGGAGAAGCAGCTCATGTGTCCCGTCTGCCTGGAGATGTTCTCCAAGCCGGTGGTCATCCTGCCCTGCCAGCACAACCTCTGCAGGAAGTGTGCCAACGACATCTTCCAG TTGTCCAACCCGGCGTGGCAGTCGCGAAGCTCGTCCAGCGTGGCCGCCAGCGGGAGTCGCTTCCGCTGCCCGTCGTGTCGTCACGAGGTGGTCCTGGACCGCCACGGCGTGTACGGCCTGCAGAGGAACCTGCTGGTGGAGAACATCATCGACATGTACAGACGCCAGGAGGCCTCACG GTTGGTTAACGACAAGCCGGagacgcagcagcagcagctgacgTGCGACGAGCACGAGGACGAGAAGATCAACATCTACTGCCTGTCCTGCCAGACGCCCACCTGCTCCATGTGCAAAGTGTTCGGCCGACACAAAGAGTGCGACGTGGCGCCGCTCGGCAGCGTCTACCTGAGGCTCAAG ACGGAGCTCAGCGACGGCATCGCCGGCCTGGTGGCCAACAACAACCACATCCAGGCCACCATCACGCACATGGAGGACGCGTGCGACGCCATCCAG GAGAACGCTCGCCAGCGCCGCGAGCAGATCGCCAGCCAGCTGGAGACtctggcggccatcttggacGAGCGCAAACAGGAACTGGTGCGTCTGATCACCCGGGAGCAAGACGACAAGCTGCAGCACGTGCGGGCGCTCGTCCGGCAGCACGGCGAGCGGCTGGAGGCCGCCGTCACGCTGGTGGAGTCGGCCATTCACGCCGCCGAGGAGCCGCACATGGCGCTCTTCATCCAG AGCGCCACGGTCATACTGGACAA GATGTCTGCGTCCACGCTGGACGCCAGCGTCCTGCGTCCGCCACTCCACGATGACGACATGAGCCACTTTGTCATCGACGTGGACGACATCGCTGACATGTTGGCCAACATCGACTTCTGCCACA GCTTCAGGACGGCTgcggtttga
- the uts1 gene encoding urotensin 1, producing MKSTSLLLLLLSSVLLPPTASRGHPLRDSGLPSSLQPGQVLLRAAAAGDSTAARLLGFSIPRLFLGKEEEEEEENNDDDDEEGQLLKRSEEAPISIDLTFHLLRNMIHLARTEKQRQRAHFNRKVLDEVGK from the coding sequence ATGAAGTCAACGTCgctgctcctgctcctcctgtcCTCGGTGCTACTCCCTCCCACCGCCAGCAGAGGGCACCCGCTACGAGATAGCGGCCTCCCCAGCAGCCTCCAGCCGGGTCAGGTGCTCCTCAGAGCAGCCGCCGCCGGGGACAGCACCGCCGCCCGCCTGCTGGGCTTCAGCATCCCGAGACTCTTCCtcgggaaggaggaggaggaggaggaggagaataatgatgatgatgatgaggaaggGCAGCTTCTGAAGCGCAGCGAGGAGGCGCCGATCTCCATCGACTTGACCTTTCACCTCCTGAGGAACATGATCCACTTGGCCCGCACGGAGAAGCAGAGACAGAGAGCCCACTTCAACCGCAAAGTGCTGGACGAGGTTGGCAAGTAA